The nucleotide sequence AGGGTTGAAATATTATAGGAAAAAGCATCATTAGATAACCGAGGGAAATTAAGGTTTAAAATTGAATTTTTACAGGAAAAATTAAATTTGGCGTCATTTCCATATCCAGATACAGACAATTCCTACCTGATGGATCATGTAAATTTACTCCGTAATTATTTTCTTAGTTTAACCCGTAAAGATCTGGTTGATCCCGGGTTAGGTGATAAGGAAGCAGCAAAGAATATATTTCACGCACCCTTTGCCGTGGTTTCCCATGATACTTCTAAAGATCCAATTTTCAATTACGCTAATCAAACCGCGCTCAATTTATTTGAAATGGGTTGGGAAGAATTTGTTTCCCTTCCTTCCCGTTTATCAGCCGAAGCCCTGGACCGAGAAGAACGCGCGAGATTACTTAATGAAGTGTCAACCAAAGGCTTTATGGATCATTATTCTGGGATTAGGATTTCTAAAAGTGGAAAAAGGTTTTTTATGAATAAGGCCATCGTATGGAACCTATTGGATAAAAACGGGCTATATTATGGTCAAGCGGCTACTTTTAATGAATGGAAACTTCTTTAATTAATTGGTAAAATCCCCCTTTTATAAAAAAATAAAATGAACCGTAAAATCATCGGGTACCATATAGATTCGGAAGGGGATTGGGTAGCGGATTTAACTTGCTGCCATGGACAACATGTTCGCCATAAACCCCCTTTTATAAACAGACAGTGGGTACAGACTGAAGAAGGGCGAAAATCAAAATTAGGAGAGAATTAAATTGCCTCAAATATGACCGGGTGGAGTTTCCTGATGGCCTTTTGGCTTTTAAGCGGACTCCGGACTTTGAGGAGAACACCCTTCCAAATGGGTTAAGGTCAAGGCATTTCATCAGTCCAGGTGTTTGGGGAAAAATTCATGTGATGGAGGGAAAACTAAAATATTCAATCCTTGAGCCGCTGGATCAAGAAATGGTCCTGAATTCGAGTGTTATCGGAGTGGTTTTACCAGAGGTTCCCCACCAGGTGGAACCTTTGGGCCAAACCCGTTTTTATGTTGAGTTTTTTCGGAAGGAATGAGTACAAATTCTTTTAAATTTTCATAAATTTAAAAGAATTGTAAAGTTCATTTTTTCCATCCTAATAAAAACTCCCGGAATAATTCGATTCCATTCCCCTTCTTCCTTTCTTATTTATGGGTCTTCGTGAAATCGAGTGGGTAGATTCATATCTCATTGAGCATACAGGTCAGGATTTTTAGCCGAAGGTATTCTTCATCCCGTAAGCCGTATGCCCTCCTCTGGATGACTCGGATCTTGTTGTTGAGTCCTTCCACAAATCCCAGAGAGACCTTGTTCTCCGGTCTGCTGTAGGCCGCAATGCCCTCCCAGTGCCGCTCGATCATCTCGGCGAACTTCTCATAGGGAGCAAGCCTCTGCCATTTGAGCGATGCCCTCCAGTGGTCGAAGAACCGCCGCGCCCATCCCTCGCTCTGGTAGCTCCAGAGCTGCCCGAAGGTCTCTTTCAGCAGGTACGCCGTATTCAGACGTTT is from Nitrospiria bacterium and encodes:
- a CDS encoding MEKHLA domain-containing protein encodes the protein MASFPYPDTDNSYLMDHVNLLRNYFLSLTRKDLVDPGLGDKEAAKNIFHAPFAVVSHDTSKDPIFNYANQTALNLFEMGWEEFVSLPSRLSAEALDREERARLLNEVSTKGFMDHYSGIRISKSGKRFFMNKAIVWNLLDKNGLYYGQAATFNEWKLL
- a CDS encoding DUF3565 domain-containing protein, with protein sequence MNRKIIGYHIDSEGDWVADLTCCHGQHVRHKPPFINRQWVQTEEGRKSKLGEN
- a CDS encoding DUF1971 domain-containing protein, with the translated sequence MAFKRTPDFEENTLPNGLRSRHFISPGVWGKIHVMEGKLKYSILEPLDQEMVLNSSVIGVVLPEVPHQVEPLGQTRFYVEFFRKE
- a CDS encoding transposase is translated as RKMEYFRLSGKNRSYIKGQKYTLLSNRENLTLDGRRALKKLLGANKRLNTAYLLKETFGQLWSYQSEGWARRFFDHWRASLKWQRLAPYEKFAEMIERHWEGIAAYSRPENKVSLGFVEGLNNKIRVIQRRAYGLRDEEYLRLKILTCMLNEI